ccactttccattactttcaatgggaaagtttgcttcagtttatgacctGAAGCTGCAAGTGGGGGGATTTGTTTTATGCCTTCTCTGACACCATGTTCGTTAGCAACCAAAACAAACAGGCAACACTGAAGGCAAGATGACACGAAGCAGGCaaaggcaaacccggccctccagatgtttttggactacaactcccatgatccctagctagcaggaccagtggtcagggtcaggggcgtacccaggatcaaaactaggggaggggggcatgccatggtcgttcaggttgtgacatttcagcatggaaaaggcgaatgaaacaaacatttcattatatataattatagcagttctttattacggtagttgttacaattatttgcttggggggggaattaatttttattctagttacatgtcttatactaatatcgtttttcttgggtttgaacaaaacttgttcaaaactttcaattcaatccagtcctgattttctttgaagaatttccgatggacgctcatcaaacacagcCCAGTCAGTctttcctctcccattgtacttctgagccaggtctttacccttcgAAGGGTGCTGAAAGATCGTTCAACAGTAGCTGTGGTGGATGGGAAAGCACTTAAAATGAGGAGTGCGTGCCttgttgcaggaaaaaaaatattagccTCCTCCAAAAGTGCAGCCACTTCAATGTCCTGTAATGTGTCTGCTGCTAAATCCTTCTCTTTCCACAGATTATACCACAATTTTAATTCTGCAGCGATATCACCCAACTCATAAAACTCCATGAAGGGCTTTGCATTTTTTTCCAAATCTCTTGAAGCCATTTTTAGCATGTATGAAGGATgaagatgggataaggcaaaagcaggtgTATTTTCATGTGAGAATCTAACATTCAAAGATAAAGTTAGGGAGTCAAGATAAGGGATGATCAACGACCGTCTCCAGTATTCAATCGCAGTCTCAGATGGCGGATTACCTGTGCGTATTTGCTTTTGAGAGATTCGTGGTACTGATAATTCAACCCCGACTTTCTCTGCGATATCATGTGCTTTTTTAAGTAATTCATCAGAAACATGCTCAATTTCTTGTTGATGCGTCTTGATGAGATCAAGGATTAGACCAATATGTTTCCTCACCCTAATCAAATCCATATTTTTACCTTGCAGAACGTTCGCAGCGGGTTCCAAAATCGCAGCGTATTCTGCAATCATGACTAAACCTACGATGAAACTTGGTTTAGTAACTACACAGTGCAATAGATGGGCAGATGTTCTTGTAGCATAGTTTCCTTCGACTGAGAGATGTTCTAGTGCATTGACGATTTCATGGAAGCTTTCTGAAAAATTTCTTATGCTCTTGTATTTCTCAGACCGTCTGGTCTCACAGAGTCTTGATAGATTGGGAACCAAATTCCTGCGGGCTGACGACTCACTAAAGAAGGATATTGTATCCTGAACCGTTGCAATTATGTTTCTTATTTCTGGTAGTGTGCTAGCATCATTGACCACAAGATTTAGTTTGTGGCTTGAGCAATGGAAAAATAAAGATTTACTGTACTTTTTCTTCAGAATGGCCTGCACACTACCTTCTTTTCCAGCCATCGTAGAACATCcgtcaaatccaaatccaacgCAATTCTCTGCTGGAAGATTCTGATCAACTAAAAAACTCTGAATTGCGCTAGCGATTGTAGGGGCTTCTTGAGATTTCAGCTCAACATAGCCTACAAATTcctctctgatttttttttgacTCTCATCATAAAACCGCAATCCGATAGGAAGCTGTTCTTTTCCTGCGATATCTGCTGTTTCATCAGCTATTACAGAGTAAGCTTTTGCTTGTTTACAATCTTCGATAATTCTTTCTTTGACAACTTCACCACATAATCTTATAATCTCATTTTGAATTTTTGGTGAAGTGTAAACTGCATTTTTTCGACATCTATCCAAGTAACTCTTTAGCTTCTCATCACCACAGCCAGTTCTCAAAAGGCCAAAGAAAACCCCCtcatctccttcctttcctctaagCGGCAAATCATGAGTTCCACAAAATATGATACAATAAATGATTGATAACAATATTTGTTTTTCTTCAATCATCCTCTGGTGACCACTTTGCAACTGGACATCAACGTGTACCGGTGAAGAATTACTAGACCCTTGTTCCATAATCGACTCCAAATCTGATGGTTCGGTCAGCTGAGTTCCATCCTCATCACCATCATTGCTTCCACTTCCACTACTGTCATCTTGATCCTTTTTCCGTTTGAGAGATTTTCTGTCTGAAAATCATAGAAATTAACATAGTACACAAACCATTAACAATCATtcatccaaaaaataaaattaaatgatgTAATAATTTTAGCATTAGATTTGCCTGCAGACAAGTCAGACTCAGCTCCTTtgaataatacaataataaacagCATAACATTGATTATAATAAACCTCTCTTATTATTACTTGTTGGTGAACAtataataaatgttatttttgaTTTGTATTTGAGAAATTTGAAAActccactggttttttttttccctaaACGCGAGTCCAATATTCAATAGTATTCCACATTAGGGACACTGCGAGCCTAATTTGGAATAGTAGGAGTTTACTCAATAATATTTGATTTTATAAATTCAGATTGTGGTGAAATAAATTCATCAAGTCCAAACTGTCACTAAAGATCTAAGCAATACTATAAAATAACTTTCACTCATAAAAAACTGAAATTCATGGAGATAGAAATGAAAATTTAATTTTTTCCATAATAGGgcactttaaatgtttttaaatctaATTTTTAAATCAATGGtgttctaaaatgtataatttagaaaaataataaacttagagaggggagaaagaaagttATAAAATATGGTATGCAGTAGAAAATTTTCTGATCAAATCAAACCTAATCATCCTAGTTCCTAgatattaatatatttttacaAATAAAAGTAACATTTTAGcataaaattaaataaagttttaatttaaaatttaattttctacagaaattacttaacttacctttttggaaccagtttcttatatccatttaggcagccttgatgtcttctaaatgtaaataagaaggtaaacttaTAAACTATAACTGGAAAAAATTCGAACAATTGGTTGTTTCAAAGAAACACTTAGTAAACATTAACAGTGAATGCTAACTAACGCCTCGCATTCAACTAAAATACTGATCAACTAGCGGCGGGCAGCTCAGTATAGTGacacggaactcactagacccctcttcTCTCtactagagcccgctagagacctctccctcccgtgaatcccactggctggctgacatagattcctctaccagtcgctaggtggctctagatacaccatttttacaccatttcagtgtggtaaactaCTGATTATTCGCCATTGCCCTACcaaattttgtttcgtttcatcactttataaccatttgattttttttgcttctattttttttataataatttttattaattttgcatattaacaaaacaaagacaCATACACAATTAAGTAACATAATTTCCACCTTCTTCTAACCCACCCTCCATGagatccctcctgccacaaggtattcccatgaacagtgcgcagtcgaaggCGGTGCCTTTTATAATTGGGCTTATCCCCAGCCCTCCCTCCTCACCCCAGCAacgcccccctgccaccgaggAGTCCTAGGGTAATAAGAAGAGAGAaggtgagtgtccacccaactatttaAACTTTACCAAAAATcatcaggaaaaaagaaaaagagaaaaagagaaaaacacataaaaaagaaaaagaaacagaaaaaaaatagaataaatcttttttCCAAACCATTGtgttatgggcttcccctacctccccccttttctgattttcattttcaacatCATTTAAGCAGTTTTCTTGTCATATCCCCCACTCTATTTTCGAAATTCTCCAATCTTATATCAATAACATCCTCATTTTCTATTAAATTTTCTTCTATCAtcatttctcattctctcccccccaccccccagcactcCCCCTGCCACAGAGAGTTTCTAATCTAgaggaaagaaggggagaggcaatggttctttttccaattgggtcttccctccctccccgccccaggagccccccccctgccaccaagagctccCTGCGCGCAGAAGGCCGACAAG
The window above is part of the Zootoca vivipara chromosome 13, rZooViv1.1, whole genome shotgun sequence genome. Proteins encoded here:
- the LOC118095778 gene encoding 52 kDa repressor of the inhibitor of the protein kinase-like isoform X1, which gives rise to MDIRNWFQKDRKSLKRKKDQDDSSGSGSNDGDEDGTQLTEPSDLESIMEQGSSNSSPVHVDVQLQSGHQRMIEEKQILLSIIYCIIFCGTHDLPLRGKEGDEGVFFGLLRTGCGDEKLKSYLDRCRKNAVYTSPKIQNEIIRLCGEVVKERIIEDCKQAKAYSVIADETADIAGKEQLPIGLRFYDESQKKIREEFVGYVELKSQEAPTIASAIQSFLVDQNLPAENCVGFGFDGCSTMAGKEGSVQAILKKKYSKSLFFHCSSHKLNLVVNDASTLPEIRNIIATVQDTISFFSESSARRNLVPNLSRLCETRRSEKYKSIRNFSESFHEIVNALEHLSVEGNYATRTSAHLLHCVVTKPSFIVGLVMIAEYAAILEPAANVLQGKNMDLIRVRKHIGLILDLIKTHQQEIEHVSDELLKKAHDIAEKVGVELSVPRISQKQIRTGNPPSETAIEYWRRSLIIPYLDSLTLSLNVRFSHENTPAFALSHLHPSYMLKMASRDLEKNAKPFMEFYELGDIAAELKLWYNLWKEKDLAADTLQDIEVAALLEEANIFFPATRHALLILSAFPSTTATVERSFSTLRRVKTWLRSTMGEERLTGLCLMSVHRKFFKENQDWIELKVLNKFCSNPRKTILV